In Leguminivora glycinivorella isolate SPB_JAAS2020 chromosome 20, LegGlyc_1.1, whole genome shotgun sequence, the following proteins share a genomic window:
- the LOC125236892 gene encoding tetraspanin-12-like — protein sequence MASKVALLVLNIVFTIFGLILFSGSIAYFCYINMFVALRNSNHYLLDYNVYWPQAVPWMFFVTSLFVIFSSACGCIGARKNSKSMVTTYGIFVSVATALLMGMAIVALVCADGYRTDNFIRDTIWDAYSQMKDHPELEQYFGNVEKRLYCCGADSPRDYVSWKNEFPQSCCDVVRYSFLDAYPIDCSTTNKLANERHGCSEVASQYARIGIKVLSGVSIFTALIGLLTLAVAFSTSKKIKNRRRTPQVIDGREMETKKVLL from the coding sequence ATGGCGTCAAAAGTTGCTCTACTCGTGCTCAATATCGTCTTCACGATATTCGGACTTATACTCTTCAGTGGCTCCATCGCGTACTTCTGTTACATCAACATGTTTGTGGCTCTTCGGAACAGTAACCATTATCTCCTGGATTACAATGTGTATTGGCCTCAAGCTGTCCCTTGGATGTTCTTTGTGACGTCGCTATTTGTGATCTTCAGTTCGGCCTGTGGATGTATCGGAGCGAGAAAAAACAGTAAGTCCATGGTCACTACTTATGGGATTTTCGTGTCTGTAGCTACAGCTTTACTTATGGGCATGGCTATAGTTGCCCTAGTTTGTGCTGATGGATATAGAACAGATAATTTTATAAGAGACACGATTTGGGACGCATATTCTCAAATGAAAGATCATCCTGAGCTTGAACAGTACTTTGGAAACGTCGAGAAACGTTTATACTGCTGTGGCGCGGATAGCCCTAGAGATTACGTCAGTTGGAAGAACGAATTTCCTCAATCTTGCTGCGACGTCGTTAGGTACAGTTTCCTAGATGCCTATCCTATTGACTGTAGCACAACCAACAAGCTAGCAAATGAAAGACACGGATGTTCTGAAGTAGCATCTCAATATGCAAGAATTGGCATCAAAGTTTTATCTGGAGTCTCAATTTTCACGGCTTTAATCGGATTATTAACGCTGGCAGTTGCTTTTTCAACGTCCAAGAAAATTAAGAACAGAAGGAGAACACCCCAAGTGATAGATGGTAGAGAAATGGAAACGAAGAAAGTGCTTCTGTAa